One window of the Leishmania panamensis strain MHOM/PA/94/PSC-1 chromosome 16 sequence genome contains the following:
- a CDS encoding hypothetical protein (TriTrypDB/GeneDB-style sysID: LpmP.16.0890): protein MGLGESKPKLSQLTEKPAKSQITPSDKARLQLKLQRDNVQAAIRKYERVASLEHEKAKEFMRAGNKRKALYCLKREKAQQSQISIVTDMLDNVQRLIDTVEFTQIQGEVVAAMKVGKCELENLNKMLNIDDIERLMDEASESIEEANQINAVLSQPLAGVQDDDELLLKLEQFGETQKVDQELPNLTVPAHLLPQKESGLVKREEEEEDQDADALHVRQYA, encoded by the coding sequence ATGGGATTGGGCGAATCGAAGCCAAAACTGTCCCAGTTGACAGAGAAGCCAGCAAAGTCGCAAATCACACCTTCTGACAAAGCACGCCTCCAGCTGAAGCTTCAGCGAGACAATGTACAGGCAGCTATTCGCAAATATGAGCGCGTTGCGAGCCTGGAGCacgagaaggcgaaggaaTTCATGCGTGCAGGGAACAAGCGCAAGGCACTGTACTGTCTtaagcgagagaaggcgcaACAATCACAGATCTCAATAGTGACTGACATGCTAGACAATGTGCAGCGCCTGATTGATACCGTCGAGTTTACCCAGATTCAAGGGGAAGTGGTTGCAGCCATGAAGGTCGGAAAGTGCGAACTAGAGAACCTTAACAAAATGCTCAATATCGATGATATTGAGAGACTCATGGATGAAGCTAGTGAATCAATTGAAGAGGCCAACCAGATCAACGCTGTGCTCAGCCAGCCCCTTGCCGGGGTTCAGGATgacgacgagctgctgctcaagtTGGAGCAGTTCGGTGAGACACAGAAGGTCGACCAGGAACTCCCTAACCTTACTGTACCAGCTCATTTACTTCCTCAAAAGGAATCAGGGCtcgtgaagagagaggaggaggaggaggaccaAGACGCAGATGCTCTGCATGTTCGTCAGTATGCTTAG
- a CDS encoding dynein light chain, putative (TriTrypDB/GeneDB-style sysID: LpmP.16.0900) produces MDTKAKEPEGPCNLEYVRRYTQSLNYPLEKTSDMSEEMRVDCKEIVVNALEKHEDSYELAAKYVKEQMDKKFGPSWHCVIGEGFGFEITYEVKHLMYMFHKGFIAIVVFKGL; encoded by the coding sequence ATGGATACCAAAGCCAAGGAGCCGGAAGGGCCTTGTAACCTCGAATATGTGCGTCGCTACACCCAGTCTCTCAACTACCCGCTAGAGAAGACGAGTGACATGTCCGAGGAGATGCGAGTCGACTGCAAAGAGATTGTAGTCAACGCACTGGAGAAACACGAGGACAGCTACGAGCTAGCTGCCAAGTACGTGAAGGAGCAGATGGACAAGAAGTTTGGACCTTCCTGGCATTGCGTCATTGGCGAGGGATTCGGATTTGAGATCACCTACGAGGTGAAGCACCTGATGTACATGTTTCACAAGGGTTTCATTGCGATTGTTGTCTTCAAGGGCCTCTAA
- a CDS encoding sucrose-phosphate synthase-like protein (TriTrypDB/GeneDB-style sysID: LpmP.16.0910), with protein sequence MTKEWLIFALGTNNWQGSEQFAPGSGILHQGQHVAMNMLNSCHCYSIWPSDLQKTPTDRDDYRVYEIPHPIPICESVGPQSSKRWHSMSDEEVTSYCDTLLKKCIDFIAYIEKKHGKRIDLFLAHHCFMNPVIMSEINERRVAQGIPQVPLVVFAHGTALKMYENEINKLSEFPMKYYDWIRGTKSIFEGTGHVSGVFAVSAQQKSTFEKLFPLFPIERVAITPCGYNQLVFHPMPGMTREKAFGHMPQVLYDGFDATQLSSMQCNVRPGQCIPNVSAYDRVVVFCGRFAHWKRIDSVLKAASMWEKEDKKILTLIFGAGSQETRKLYVDMAYQVLGLKDTFFLGPQSQPDLANIYTVVDLSVFPSHEEPFGLVFIECMGCGTPVIGAKSGGPLDFVSDEVGTLVDEGTNDEVAEGVYAAVKQALVEDWKKIKGPQCEQYALKKFSLTTQAELMLQFVESHFTK encoded by the coding sequence ATGACCAAGGAGTGGCTGATCTTTGCCTTGGGCACCAATAACTGGCAGGGATCAGAACAGTTTGCCCCAGGGTCTGGCATTCTTCACCAAGGTCAACATGTGGCCATGAACATGCTGAATAGCTGCCACTGCTACTCAATATGGCCATCTGATCTCCAAAAGACCCCAACGGATCGTGACGACTACCGCGTGTACGAGATTCCTCACCCTATTCCCATCTGTGAAAGTGTCGGACCGCAGAGCAGCAAGAGATGGCATTCCATGAGCGATGAGGAGGTGACAAGCTACTGCGACACTCTGCTGAAGAAGTGCATTGATTTCATCGCCTACATTGAGAAGAAGCACGGGAAGCGTATCGACCTCTTTCTTGCTCATCATTGCTTCATGAATCCTGTGATTATGTCCGAGATCAACGAGCGTCGTGTGGCACAGGGGATTCCACAGGTGCCACTTGTGGTTTTTGCGCATGGAACGGCTCTTAAGATGTACGAGAATGAAATCAATAAGCTTTCAGAGTTTCCCATGAAGTACTACGACTGGATTCGTGGCACCAAGAGTATCTTTGAGGGGACTGGTCACGTCTCTGGTGTTTTTGCCGTCtcggcgcagcagaagagTACCTTTGAAAAGCtgttcccccttttccccattGAGCGCGTCGCCATCACACCCTGCGGTTACAACCAGCTGGTGTTTCACCCAATGCCAGGGATGACACGTGAAAAGGCTTTTGGTCACATGCCCCAGGTTCTCTACGACGGATTTGATGCCACCCAGCTTTCATCCATGCAGTGCAATGTGCGTCCTGGTCAGTGCATCCCTAACGTGAGCGCGTACGACAGGGTCGTTGTTTTTTGTGGCCGCTTCGCTCACTGGAAGCGAATCGACTCCGTCCTGAAAGCTGCCAGTATGTGGGAGAAAGAGGACAAGAAGATCCTTACTCTGATCTTTGGTGCCGGGTCCCAAGAAACTCGGAAGCTGTATGTAGATATGGCTTATCAGGTTCTGGGGCTGAAAGACACCTTCTTCCTGGGACCTCAGAGCCAACCTGATCTGGCCAATATCTACACTGTCGTGGATCTCTCTGTGTTTCCGAGCCATGAGGAGCCCTTCGGACTGGTGTTCATCGAGTGCATGGGGTGCGGAACACCTGTGATTGGTGCCAAATCCGGTGGACCGCTGGACTTTGTTAGCGACGAGGTTGGTACCTTGGTGGACGAAGGTACGAATGACGAGGTTGCTGAGGGTGTCTATGCTGCGGTGAAGCAGGCGCTCGTGGAGGACTGGAAGAAGATAAAAGGTCCCCAGTGCGAACAGTATGCGCTCAAGAAGTTCAGTCTAACCACACAGGCGGAACTGATGCTTCAATTTGTGGAGAGCCACTTTACCAAATGA
- a CDS encoding hypothetical protein (TriTrypDB/GeneDB-style sysID: LpmP.16.0920) produces the protein MRLLSKVIVGTTCVTIFCGSAYVAAITLSPPPNYIVSNNDRLKSYDRLSIGNLYEKKTKSQEFYLGLSRWRRKMLRDEGLLRGRVLEVGAGCMGNYAYYPHKYFSDDPEVQRHLKVMLGFGDNAQAACSGANTTSYILQHVVKENPCDEIVLCDRSAGMVQSCIAKIESRLGYTPYRYPDYDIAGIRSSIEARLRSQHSAKESESESVDKVALRKRKILHEDGTVREVLVTPLSGTEEEEFLAATSSQMDSAPDSVIVPVLRALDPGDKLRLLSKEGEAALVQREREVQARGEFRRRVESELQREERVSMLNRGCTNYSAADTSRVEKNLLVEAPPELRSSNHELERQPLFAVANYAAEQLPFPDNSFDAVVDMFGLCSFDDPVRALRELSRVCKPGGKLLLIEHGKGHSVRVNNHLDKWAPRHAKNWGCWWNRDIRRVIRLSGVSIEKWESKHFGTSHYIVAKPYKSMEEWDRFELQRKQQGMKTAV, from the coding sequence ATGAGGCTTCTGAGCAAAGTGATCGTCGGAACCACCTGCGTCACGATCTTCTGTGGTAGTGCTTACGTGGCCGCCATCACtctttccccacccccaaacTACATAGTAAGCAACAATGACCGGTTAAAAAGTTACGACAGGCTGTCCATTGGCAATCTGTATGAGAAAAAGACGAAGAGTCAAGAATTTTACCTGGGTCTTagtcggtggcggcggaaGATGCTACGGGACGAAGGCCTACTTCGCGGGCGGGTGCTAGAGGTCGGTGCTGGGTGTATGGGAAACTACGCATACTACCCCCACAAATACTTCAGCGACGATCCGGAGGTCCAGCGACACTTGAAGGTCATGCTAGGCTTCGGAGACAATGCCCAGGCAgcgtgcagcggtgccaaCACCACTAGCTACATCCTGCAGCACGTTGTGAAGGAAAACCCGTGCGACGAGATTGTGTTGTGCGATCGATCAGCCGGAATGGTTCAGTCGTGCATCGCAAAGATAGAGAGCCGACTGGGCTATACTCCGTATCGGTACCCCGACTATGACATTGCTGGAATTCGCAGTTCGATTGAGGCCCGTCTTCGTTCTCAGCACAGCGCAAAAGAATCGGAGTCCGAGTCGGTTGACAAAGTCGCTCTTCGGAAGAGAAAGATTCTACACGAAGACGGGACCGTACGCGAAGTGCTGGTGACACCTCTAAGCGGGactgaagaggaggagttTCTAGCGGCAACATCATCACAGATGGATTCGGCTCCCGATTCTGTAATCGTGCCTGTGCTGCGAGCCCTTGATCCCGGGGACAAGCTGCGGCTCCTTTCCAAGGAAGGGGAGGCCGCACTGGTGCAACGAGAGCGTGAAGTTCAGGCTCGCGGGGAGTTTCGACGACGAGTCGAGAGCGAGCTTCAGCGCGAGGAAAGAGTGAGTATGCTCAATCGTGGATGCACCAACTACTCTGCTGCCGATACTTCAAGAGTTGAAAAGAACCTACTGGTTGAAGCGCCTCCAGAgcttcgcagcagcaatCATGAACTTGAAAGACAGCCTTTGTTTGCCGTAGCCAACTATGCCGCCGAGCAACTCCCGTTCCCTGACAACAGCTTCGACGCCGTGGTGGACATGTTTGGCCTGTGCAGCTTCGATGACCCAGTCCGCGCTTTACGTGAGCTGTCGCGTGTGTGCAAACCAGGAGGAAAGCTGCTTCTCATCGAACATGGAAAGGGCCACTCTGTTCGTGTCAACAATCATCTGGATAAATGGGCGCCGCGGCACGCGAAGAACTGGGGGTGCTGGTGGAATAGGGATATTCGCCGCGTGATTCGCCTGAGCGGGGTTTCTATAGAGAAGTGGGAAAGCAAGCACTTCGGGACGTCGCACTACATTGTCGCAAAGCCGTACAAATCTATGGAGGAGTGGGACAGGTTCGAACTccagcgcaagcagcaggGGATGAAGACTGCCGTTTAG
- a CDS encoding hypothetical protein (TriTrypDB/GeneDB-style sysID: LpmP.16.0930), with translation MAVVYPSEDDESVLVGFTKIFTQQESVHAVLCVAEQDVQTVRDACSSVLAHLSSTRRLILASVPLTQTEDAQLVLGNDDSNTAYQMGSVYPHMLQHSNSMGYDITLSESVGAAPPLLHHPKRFLGTQLDAINLMAAELESAKDTLLSLNARYAYLWTTSVDELRRYVAQEERRQQMQQPMWERVRMRPALTEEETQKGPAHSPIDEVGERGAGSQQGDALSIAEGAPEEDPQVEAPSESFAQGPTYRTLLALDASQLPSKQVQRSFMKFIQACLSLLEWVDSILGLLSGRYDVPQAGTFKVSMQRESAQRKVDTVREASEQRATEQATESAGLPGTKTVRVFRYEIRDVSNIYDMFYQQAECFYLPEYALYDARIQQRLLQPSYYYALRILIEDITTEMTRLENIAGSRADLVRNDTRLSPFGAYQRGAFVPYPEAFGMGMDSSLPAPRNRVAAGSGDPAKVVFQPALPQFAFLRNTLRVLLSVSINEDDRTSFKRYEELYQALVQSSRDAVATLQHLPKPSSSLLEPVTQGRFSNRGPRTAGRPCCELVLVSQESIAQEARSGDKVVWVISAEDRGRLRAGFEVYWELRAGVHSLKLSLDKDISRKDKSHRTRLLDACVAHERDPVAIMALQHERELQEAELRSRRENGGWLRAARASLRSLTGIATCKAEVQMEDLGIPTVPQRDDAGAEMTTTSPYHEEKTLLQESVNRLWCAVEAHGVHMEHEYPGLFYRGERQRWTRRVGSLIEKANAVGVVFSP, from the coding sequence ATGGCTGTGGTGTACCCGAGCGAGGATGACGAGAGCGTGTTGGTTGGCTTCACAAAGATTTTCACACAGCAAGAAAGCGTGCATGCGGTTCTTTGCGTGGCAGAGCAGGATGTGCAGACAGTAAGGGACGCATGCAGCTCTGTGCTAGCGCATCTCAGTAGCACAAGGCGGCTTATTCTTGCCTCTGTCCCTCTCACTCAGACAGAGGACGCGCAGCTTGTCTTAGGAAATGATGACAGTAACACAGCATATCAGATGGGCAGTGTCTATCCTCAcatgctgcagcacagcaatTCCATGGGGTACGACATCACCCTCTCCGAGTCTGTGggggctgcaccgccactgctTCATCATCCAAAGCGCTTTCTAGGGACACAGCTCGACGCAATCAACCTCATGGCGGCAGAACTGGAAAGCGCCAAGGACACGCTGCTATCTTTAAACGCGAGGTACGCATACTTATGGACCACGAGCGTGgacgagctgcgccgctacgTCGCACAAGAGGAAAGACGTCAGCAGATGCAGCAGCCGATGTGGGAGCGTGTCCGGATGAGGCCCGCTCTGACTGAGGAGGAAACGCAGAAGGGGCCAGCACATAGTCCCATTGATGaagtgggggagagaggcgcaggcTCTCAGCAGGGAGACGCACTGAGCATAGCTGAGGGGGCGCCGGAGGAGGACCCCCAAGTAGAGGCACCCTCTGAGTCATTTGCGCAAGGGCCAACGTACCGCacactgctggcgctggaTGCGTCGCAGCTGCCATCGAAGCAAGTCCAGCGCAGCTTCATGAAGTTCATTCAGGCGTGCTTGTCTCTTCTAGAGTGGGTGGACAGCATTTTAGGACTTCTCTCTGGCAGGTACGACGTACCGCAGGCTGGTACATTCAAGGTTTCGATGCAGCGCGAGTCTGCGCAGCGCAAAGTTGACACGGTTCGCGAGGCAAGCGagcagagagcgacagagcaGGCAACTGAATCCGCTGGGCTCCCCGGGACCAAAACTGTGCGTGTTTTCCGCTACGAGATACGCGACGTGAGCAACATCTACGACATGTTCTACCAGCAGGCGGAGTGCTTCTACCTCCCCGAGTACGCCCTGTATGATGCACGGATACAGCAACGACTCCTGCAGCCGTCCTACTACTACGCCCTGCGCATTCTAATTGAGGACATAACGACTGAGATGACTCGGTTAGAGAACATCGCCGGCTCGCGGGCGGATTTGGTGCGCAACGACACTCGTCTGTCGCCCTTTGGCGCGTATCAACGCGGCGCCTTTGTCCCCTACCCTGAGGCGTTCGGAATGGGCATGGACTCATCTTTACCTGCTCCGCGCAACAGGGTAGCTGCGGGAAGCGGCGACCCAGCCAAGGTTGTCTTTCAGCCTGCGCTGCCACAGTTTGCGTTTCTCCGCAACACGCTGCGGGTGCTTCTCAGCGTCTCCATCAACGAAGACGACCGAACGAGCTTCAAGCGGTATGAGGAGCTGTACCAGGCTCTTGTGCAAAGTTCCAGAGATGCAGTggccacgctgcagcaccttccaAAGCCTTCCTCATCCCTTCTCGAACCTGTTACACAGGGCAGGTTTAGCAATAGGGGCCCCAGAACGGCTGGCCGCCCGTGCTGCGAGCTGGTGCTAGTTTCGCAGGAGAGCATCGCGCAGGAGGCGAGGTCGGGTGACAAAGTGGTGTGGGTGATATCTGCTGAGGACCGTGGACGGCTGCGTGCTGGATTTGAGGTATACTGGGAGCTGAGGGCCGGCGTACACTCCTTAAAGTTGTCTCTCGATAAGGACATCAGCCGCAAAGATAAGTCTCACCGCACTCGTCTGCTTGACGCGTGCGTGGCGCATGAGAGGGACCCGGTGGCGATTATGGCCCTCCAGCACGAACGGGAGCTCCAAGAGGCGGAGCTCCGTTCTCGACGTGAGAACGGTGGCTGGCTGAGGGCTGCACgggcgtcgctgcggtcACTGACTGGGATCGCCACCTGCAAGGCCGAGGTTCAAATGGAAGATCTCGGCATCCCGACGGTCCCACAGCGCGATGATGCTGGGGCGGAAATGACGACTACCTCGCCCTACCACGAGGAGAAAACGTTACTGCAGGAGAGCGTGAACCGACTCTGGTGcgctgtggaggcgcacGGTGTGCACATGGAGCACGAGTACCCGGGCCTGTTCTACCGCGGCGAAAGGCAGCGTTGGACGAGGCGTGTCGGCTCACTGATCGAGAAGGCTAACGCAGTCGGCGTGGTCTTCTCGCCGTGA
- a CDS encoding hypothetical protein (TriTrypDB/GeneDB-style sysID: LpmP.16.0940), producing the protein MATPLYGCHDSATGSDAGYSPSRHAEICAMLITAERELAEVREECAKHGMRAEALEAALDRERANVRILRDRHANEAAAAREEHEAQTRQLRDQLHVLKMVSENAMAEKSKSSEEAARRKKELLELLDREREEKSYIMADYREQTESLIAEQGREITHLRGALDKLKGEYDDLAKQHQAVEEELEGLQERVEDVTAQLDKERSDTANKTKDLQVNMQQECEALRENLAAMQEQLQRTVTQHAAKQQALTDQLQKSDERQRVSEEEYQHTLDTLKQAYRRDTDSLREELSRVKETHSRQEEELRHDLEKAMRRESKSVETLRQALEQARQERELSVDDGLKQREVLQRQHHDKVVALQRELDEAVQQLVEERAARKDREADTEVLRVRVDNLEKANQRLSNELETIQVDQRSRERLTEQTHQAAIEAMRTKLRTALTDLGYVQDQVTQQATDAQQLRDELAKRTSALEAAKEKTVQLERTAADELSKAKSAAVQREKEAAQVITQLRTSKTQLEATCEELERQLKEAEGRVQGTVKQVDEERRSLEEANRRLQDARVEVEELRTVVNHERERGTFAQEEKRQLERQFAEEKLYREELEKVLHMTERKLQDQKQDQACQLRQMEGKVEEQAERHHAELAAARIAAEQVRGEVVRTREAIVEKETALQEMREEVGRLHREAAMREGRLQEEMEDLREAHEVEMRRMDELLNGLRRDLAKSQETCTQYQRELSHIHQNSAGARSDLEMALEQADATRVKLLEDAKYRDQLNQELQGTVRLLSSRLTSNEEEVRRMQEELADTNKRTQDAHTLIGRKDATIGQLNAKLRAYESRR; encoded by the coding sequence ATGGCGACTCCGTTGTACGGTTGCCACGATTCCGCAACCGGCAGCGATGCCGGCTACAGTCCCAGCCGGCACGCGGAAATTTGTGCGATGCTCATCACGGCGGAGCGTGAGCTGGCCGAGGTGCGCGAGGAGTGTGCGAAGCATGGAATGAGAGCTGAGGCGCTCGAAGCTGCGCTGGATCGAGAGCGTGCGAATGTGCGTATTCTGCGTGACCGTCACGCCAAtgaggccgctgccgcccgcGAGGAGCATGAGGCACAAACCCGGCAACTGCGTGATCAGTTGCACGTTCTCAAGATGGTCTCGGAGAATGCAATGGCTGAGAAGAGCAAGTCGtctgaggaggcggcgcgccgcaagaaggagctgctggagctgttgGATCGCGAgcgggaggagaagagtTACATCATGGCAGACTACCGCGAGCAAACTGAGTCACTGATCGCGGAGCAGGGACGCGAGATCACGCATTTGCGTGGCGCTCTCGACAAGCTGAAGGGTGAGTACGACGACTtggcgaagcagcaccaggcggtggaggaggagctggagggattgcaagagagagtggaggaTGTCACGGCACAGCTCGACAAGGAGCGGTCAGACACCGCCAACAAGACAAAGGACCTGCAGGTTAACATGCAGCAGGAATGTGAGGCCCTTAGGGAGAATCTCGCAGCgatgcaggagcagctgcagcggacCGTCACTCAGCACGCGGCCAAGCAGCAAGCTCTCACTGATCAGCTGCAGAAAAGCGACGAGAGGCAGCGGGTCAGCGAGGAGGAATACCAACACACGCTCGACACGCTCAAGCAGGCGTACCGCCGCGACACGGACAGTTTGCGAGAGGAGCTGAGTCGCGTAAAGGAGACGCATAGcaggcaagaggaggagttgCGTCACGACTTGGAGAAGGCCATGAGAAGGGAGAGTAAGTCGGTCGAGACTCTGCGGCAGGCGCTGGAGCAGGCGCGccaagagagggagctgaGTGTGGACGACGGCCTCAAGCAGCGagaagtgctgcagcgccagcaccacgaCAAGGTAGTGGCTCTTCAGAGGGAGCTCgacgaggcggtgcagcagctggtggaggagcgggCGGCGCGCAAGGACCGTGAGGCGGATACAGAGGTTCTGCGAGTGCGCGTAGACAACCTGGAAAAGGCAAACCAGCGCCTCTCCAACGAGCTGGAGACGATCCAAGTAGATCAGCGCAGTCGGGAGCGATTGACAGAGCAGACGCACCAGGCTGCCATAGAGGCGATGAGGACGAAGCTGCGCACGGCACTTACCGATCTGGGCTACGTGCAGGATCAGGTGACGCAGCAGGCGAccgatgcgcagcagctgcgtgacgAGTTGGCGAAGCGCACCAGCGCTCTAgaggcagcgaaggagaagacagTCCAGCTTGAAAGAACCGCTGCGGATGAGCTCAGCAAGGCGAAGagcgcggcagtgcagcgggagaaggaggctGCGCAAGTAatcacgcagctgcgcaccagCAAGACACAGCTggaggcgacctgcgaggaGCTGGAACGACAACTGAAGGAGGCGGAAGGGCGAGTGCAAGGCACGGTCAAGCAGGTCGACGAGGAGCGCCGCTCCCTGGAGGAAGCAAACCGCAGACTGCAAGATGCTCGTGTtgaggtggaggagttgCGCACAGTCGTAAATCATGAACGGGAGCGCGGTACCTTTGCCCAGGAAGAAAAGCGACAGTTGGAGCGTCAGTTCGCCGAAGAGAAGCTCTATCGTGAAGAACTCGAGAAGGTGTTGCACATGACAGAGCGGAAGCTGCAGGATCAGAAGCAGGATCAAGCGTGCCAGTTGAGGCAGATGGAGGgcaaggtggaggagcaggcagAGCGACATCACGCGGAGCTGGCGGCTGCCCGCATTGCGGCTGAACAGGTGCGCGGTGAGGTCGTTCGCACGCGCGAGGCGATTGTGGAGAAGGAaacggcgctgcaggagatgcgGGAAGAGGTGGGGCGGCTGCATCGCGAGGCCGCAATGCGTGAGGGTAGGCTGCAGGAGGAAATGGAGGATCTTCGCGAGGCGCACGAAGTAGAGATGCGCCGCATGGATGAGCTTCTCAATGGGCTGCGCAGAGACTTGGCCAAGTCGCAGGAGACGTGTACCCAGTATCAACGCGAGCTCTCACACATCCACCAAAACTCGGCCGGTGCGCGCTCGGATTTGGAGATGGCGTTGGAGCAGGCTGATGCGACTCGGGTGAAGCTGCTGGAAGACGCCAAGTACAGAGATCAGTTGAATCAGGAGTTGCAGGGGACAGTGCGTCTACTCAGTTCCCGCCTCACATcaaacgaggaggaggtgcgccggATGCAAGAGGAGCTGGCAGACACGAACAAGCGAACccaagacgcacacacgctgaTTGGCCGCAAGGACGCAACGATCGGTCAGTTAAATGCAAAGTTGCGTGCCTACGAGTCACGCCGCTGA
- the CRK gene encoding protein kinase, putative (TriTrypDB/GeneDB-style sysID: LpmP.16.0950) has translation MSTAGRYKHVVKLGEGTYGSVYKGTEIQTGKVVAFKRMVVTSDDEGVPGAAIREICLLKELRHDNVVDLFEVLFEPPKITMIFELCDCDLKRFMESRPKRLLDAEAEMRPILKQIFIGLEYLHSRNVVHRDMKPQNIFVNVRAPDFAALTASPSYHHHPQPPHFSGVPTSVGGDGQLTAGPSERSSLFTGAGGVSPWEAAAEAPTNKPNQLIVKIGDFGLARVEEIPVKKYSHEVVTLWYRSPDVLMGSALYSYPVDIWSMGAIFFEMATSKVLFCGRHEDDQLLRMFWLLGSPTRGTWPSMLSYPGTVERVERASRAAAERPDLRFGSDVHVQQQSSSSQSHNGTRAPDLLTQIAYKRFYHNLKVVQQREESARSSANTYQLPVELWFDRPLFNEYMSAVGLDSCVTAEGVELLRQCLQYEPSHRITAAAAVRHAYLHAVPVPTAGALDVLMTSLLQTMEACHLL, from the coding sequence ATGTCGACTGCAGGTCGGTACAAGCACGTGGTGAAGCTCGGTGAGGGCACGTACGGCAGCGTCTACAAGGGAACGGAAATTCAAACAGGCAAGGTGGTTGCGTTCAAGCGTATGGTAGTCACCAGCGATGACGAAGGCGTCCCTGGCGCCGCTATCCGCGAGATTTGCCTGCTGAAGGAGCTTCGGCACGATAATGTAGTGGACCTCTTTGAGGTCCTCTTTGAGCCCCCGAAGATAACAATGATCTTTGAGCTGTGCGACTGCGACCTGAAGCGGTTCATGGAGTCGCGCCCGAAGCGCTTGCTGGATGCCGAGGCAGAGATGCGACCCATCCTGAAGCAGATTTTCATTGGGCTCGAATACCTCCACAGTCGTAACGTGGTGCATCGTGACATGAAGCCACAGAACATTTTCGTCAACGTGCGCGCACCAGACTTTGCGGCGTTGACGGCCTCTCCATCTTATCATCACCacccgcagccaccgcactTCAGCGGAGTCCCGACTTCTGTTGGTGGGGACGGCCAGCTGACGGCAGGGCCTAGTGAGCGTTCAAGTCTGTTTACCGGAGCTGGCGGCGTCTCGCCgtgggaggcggcggcggaggcaccAACGAACAAGCCGAACCAGCTGATTGTGAAGATTGGTGACTTTGGTCTGGCGCGTGTGGAGGAGATCCCGGTGAAGAAGTACTCACACGAGGTGGTGACGCTATGGTACCGCAGTCCTGATGTGCTGATGGGTTCCGCCCTGTATTCCTATCCAGTAGACATCTGGTCCATGGGGGCCATCTTCTTTGAAATGGCAACAAGCAAGGTGCTGTTTTGCGGCCGCCACGAGGACGATCAACTTTTGCGCATGTTCTGGTTGTTAGGCTCACCGACGCGAGGGACATGGCCATCCATGCTCTCCTACCCCGGCACGGTGGAGCGGGTCGAGCGTGCGTCgcgcgcggcagcggagcGGCCCGACTTGCGTTTCGGTAGCGACgtgcacgtgcagcagcagtcatcctcctcgcagTCCCACAATGGAACTCGTGCTCCAGACCTTCTTACGCAGATTGCGTACAAGCGCTTTTACCACAATTTGAAggtcgtgcagcagcgagaggagagcgccCGCAGCTCAGCTAACACGTACCAGCTTCCTGTCGAGCTGTGGTTCGACCGCCCGCTGTTCAACGAGTACATGTCCGCCGTTGGCCTTGATTCTTGCGTGACGGCGGAGGGAGTGGAGCTTCTGCGCCAGTGCCTCCAGTATGAGCCTAGTCACCGcatcacggcggcggcggcggtccgCCATGCGTACCTGCATGCGGTTCCCGTCCCCACAGCCGGTGCGTTGGACGTTCTCATGACTTCTTTGCTGCAGACGATGGAGGCCTGTCATTTGCTGTGA
- a CDS encoding hypothetical protein (TriTrypDB/GeneDB-style sysID: LpmP.16.0960~partially sequenced multicopy gene) codes for MPYGMRLTVDSHVIEQHLWRVRNMTAVHVYMNDDYFVNRDVAITDLFNEYGGTIVRTENGVISAGAVADHSASWAKGVRHTQQFNIRELDVLHEDYLPEALATMWDRLRRVHRGGHAGAEALISVPPLDEAVDVAHQYEPDPLPVTPLLPRRL; via the coding sequence ATGCCGTACGGGATGCGGCTGACGGTGGACTCGCACGTGATCGAGCAGCACctgtggcgcgtgcgcaaCATGACGGCCGTGCACGTGTACATGAACGACGACTACTTTGTGAACCGCGACGTCGCGATCACGGACCTCTTCAACGAGTACGGCGGCACGATCGTGCGGACGGAGAACGGTGTCATTTccgccggcgctgtcgccgatCATAGTGCCTCGTGGGCGAAGGGCGTGCGCCACACCCAGCAGTTCAACATACGCGAGCTGGACGTTCTGCACGAGGACTACCTGCCGGAGGCTCTCGCCACCATGTGGGACAGGCTGAGGCGCGTGCACAGGGGTGGCCATGCCGGTGCGGAGGCGCTCATTTCCGTGCCGCCCCTTGACGAGGCGGTCGATGTGGCGCACCAATACGAACCGGATCCGCTTCCCGTCACGCCCCTCTTACCACGCCGGCTG